A window from Triplophysa dalaica isolate WHDGS20190420 chromosome 3, ASM1584641v1, whole genome shotgun sequence encodes these proteins:
- the nrbp2a gene encoding nuclear receptor-binding protein 2 isoform X1 has product MTMSVPEKISGSEGKEEESEDESEILEESPCGRWQKRREQVSQGNVPGIESAYLAMDTEEGVEVVWNEVEFSDKKVFKSFEERIREMFENLMQVEHPNIVKFHKYWLDMRENRARVIFITEYMSSGSLKQFLKKTKKNHKTMNVKAWKRWCTQILSALSYLHSCDPPIIHGNLTCDTIFIQHNGLIKIGSVWHRLFVNVFAEAIHGNVHQHRDEMRNQHFFAPEYSLAEDDYAIDIFSFGICALEMAVLEIQANGDAAVSKEAIDYAGQLLEDSLMREFIQSCVRTEAKTRPTAHDLLFHRVLFEVHSLKLLAAHCFINNQYLLPENCVEEKTKSYDPNGIMAEINHRERPGVHLKYSHVSPLELDKFLEDVKNGIYPLMNFASQRPHPIPRALSMSQEQMETVKTPSPEPQETETRKVVQIQCNLEANEEGTRSHLSLYLKMDDRLHRQLSCDVLPSDTPKDLASELVHHAFISEKDCEKLACFLEDALCKHWSGTSSSPTALAVMF; this is encoded by the exons GTCAGTCAGGGCAACGTCCCAGGAATTGAGAGTGCATACTTGGCCATGGACACTGAGGAGGGGGTGGAGGTTGTGTGGAATGAAGTGGAGTTTTCAGACAAGAAGGTTTTCAAGTCCTTTGAG GAAAGGATAAGGGAGATGTTTGAGAACCTGATGCAGGTGGAGCATCCAAACATAGTGAAGTTTCACAAGTACTGGCTGGATATGAGAGAGAACCGAGCAAGG GTGATTTTTATCACAGAATACATGTCATCTGGAAGTCTTAAACAGTTTTTGAAGAAGACCAAGAAAAACCACAAAACTATGAATGTGAAG GCATGGAAGCGTTGGTGCACACAAATCCTCTCTGCCCTTAg TTACTTACATTCATGTGACCCCCCCATCATCCACGGTAACCTAACCTGTGACACCATCTTTATCCAGCACAATGGCCTCATAAAGATCGGCTCAG TTTGGCACAGGCTGTTTGTAAATG tATTTGCTGAGGCTATTCATGGGAATGTACACCAGCATCGAGATGAAATGCGAAATCAGCACTTTTTTGCTCCAGAATACAGCC TTGCCGAAGATGACTACGCcattgacatattttcatttggcATCTGTGCCTTGGAG ATGGCAGTGTTGGAAATTCAGGCCAATGGAGACGCTGCTGTTTCAAAAGAGGCCATAGATTATGCTGGACAGTTACTTGAGGACTCTCTCATGAGG GAATTCATCCAGTCGTGTGTACGCACAGAAGCCAAGACGAGACCCACGGCTCATGACCTGCTGTTCCATAGAGTGTTGTTCGAGGTCCACTCCTTAAAACTGCTTGCTGCGCACTGCTTTATCAACAACCAGT atCTCCTTCCTGAGAACTGTGTTGAAGAGAAGACCAAGTCCTATGATCCTAATGGCATCATGGCGGAGATTAATCACCGTGAACGACCTGGAGTTCATCTGAA gtaTTCTCATGTTTCTCCCCTTGAGCTGGACAAATTCCTTGAGGATGTGAA GAATGGCATATACCCCCTGATGAACTTTGCTTCCCAGCGACCACATCCTATACCCCGGGCTCTTTCAATGTCCCAGGAACAAATGGAGACAGTGAAGACGCCATCCCCAGAGCCACAAGAAACTGAAACCAGGAAG GTTGTCCAGATTCAGTGTAATTTAGAAGCAAATGAGGAAGGCACAAGGAGTCAT CTCTCTCTCTATTTAAAGATGGATGACAGGCTTCACCGTCAGCTTAGCTGTGATGTTCTGCCAT ctGATACTCCCAAAGACTTGGCTAGTGAATTAGTTCATCATGCTTTTATTAGTGAG AAAGACTGTGAGAAGTTGGCATGTTTTCTTGAGGATGCATTATGTAAGCACTGGTCAGGCACGTCTTCCTCTCCTACTGCCTTGGCCGTGATGTTCTAA
- the nrbp2a gene encoding nuclear receptor-binding protein 2 isoform X2 has product MDTEEGVEVVWNEVEFSDKKVFKSFEERIREMFENLMQVEHPNIVKFHKYWLDMRENRARVIFITEYMSSGSLKQFLKKTKKNHKTMNVKAWKRWCTQILSALSYLHSCDPPIIHGNLTCDTIFIQHNGLIKIGSVWHRLFVNVFAEAIHGNVHQHRDEMRNQHFFAPEYSLAEDDYAIDIFSFGICALEMAVLEIQANGDAAVSKEAIDYAGQLLEDSLMREFIQSCVRTEAKTRPTAHDLLFHRVLFEVHSLKLLAAHCFINNQYLLPENCVEEKTKSYDPNGIMAEINHRERPGVHLKYSHVSPLELDKFLEDVKNGIYPLMNFASQRPHPIPRALSMSQEQMETVKTPSPEPQETETRKVVQIQCNLEANEEGTRSHLSLYLKMDDRLHRQLSCDVLPSDTPKDLASELVHHAFISEKDCEKLACFLEDALCKHWSGTSSSPTALAVMF; this is encoded by the exons ATGGACACTGAGGAGGGGGTGGAGGTTGTGTGGAATGAAGTGGAGTTTTCAGACAAGAAGGTTTTCAAGTCCTTTGAG GAAAGGATAAGGGAGATGTTTGAGAACCTGATGCAGGTGGAGCATCCAAACATAGTGAAGTTTCACAAGTACTGGCTGGATATGAGAGAGAACCGAGCAAGG GTGATTTTTATCACAGAATACATGTCATCTGGAAGTCTTAAACAGTTTTTGAAGAAGACCAAGAAAAACCACAAAACTATGAATGTGAAG GCATGGAAGCGTTGGTGCACACAAATCCTCTCTGCCCTTAg TTACTTACATTCATGTGACCCCCCCATCATCCACGGTAACCTAACCTGTGACACCATCTTTATCCAGCACAATGGCCTCATAAAGATCGGCTCAG TTTGGCACAGGCTGTTTGTAAATG tATTTGCTGAGGCTATTCATGGGAATGTACACCAGCATCGAGATGAAATGCGAAATCAGCACTTTTTTGCTCCAGAATACAGCC TTGCCGAAGATGACTACGCcattgacatattttcatttggcATCTGTGCCTTGGAG ATGGCAGTGTTGGAAATTCAGGCCAATGGAGACGCTGCTGTTTCAAAAGAGGCCATAGATTATGCTGGACAGTTACTTGAGGACTCTCTCATGAGG GAATTCATCCAGTCGTGTGTACGCACAGAAGCCAAGACGAGACCCACGGCTCATGACCTGCTGTTCCATAGAGTGTTGTTCGAGGTCCACTCCTTAAAACTGCTTGCTGCGCACTGCTTTATCAACAACCAGT atCTCCTTCCTGAGAACTGTGTTGAAGAGAAGACCAAGTCCTATGATCCTAATGGCATCATGGCGGAGATTAATCACCGTGAACGACCTGGAGTTCATCTGAA gtaTTCTCATGTTTCTCCCCTTGAGCTGGACAAATTCCTTGAGGATGTGAA GAATGGCATATACCCCCTGATGAACTTTGCTTCCCAGCGACCACATCCTATACCCCGGGCTCTTTCAATGTCCCAGGAACAAATGGAGACAGTGAAGACGCCATCCCCAGAGCCACAAGAAACTGAAACCAGGAAG GTTGTCCAGATTCAGTGTAATTTAGAAGCAAATGAGGAAGGCACAAGGAGTCAT CTCTCTCTCTATTTAAAGATGGATGACAGGCTTCACCGTCAGCTTAGCTGTGATGTTCTGCCAT ctGATACTCCCAAAGACTTGGCTAGTGAATTAGTTCATCATGCTTTTATTAGTGAG AAAGACTGTGAGAAGTTGGCATGTTTTCTTGAGGATGCATTATGTAAGCACTGGTCAGGCACGTCTTCCTCTCCTACTGCCTTGGCCGTGATGTTCTAA
- the nrbp2a gene encoding nuclear receptor-binding protein 2 isoform X3: protein MTRGRGNDDRIFILKERIREMFENLMQVEHPNIVKFHKYWLDMRENRARVIFITEYMSSGSLKQFLKKTKKNHKTMNVKAWKRWCTQILSALSYLHSCDPPIIHGNLTCDTIFIQHNGLIKIGSVWHRLFVNVFAEAIHGNVHQHRDEMRNQHFFAPEYSLAEDDYAIDIFSFGICALEMAVLEIQANGDAAVSKEAIDYAGQLLEDSLMREFIQSCVRTEAKTRPTAHDLLFHRVLFEVHSLKLLAAHCFINNQYLLPENCVEEKTKSYDPNGIMAEINHRERPGVHLKYSHVSPLELDKFLEDVKNGIYPLMNFASQRPHPIPRALSMSQEQMETVKTPSPEPQETETRKVVQIQCNLEANEEGTRSHLSLYLKMDDRLHRQLSCDVLPSDTPKDLASELVHHAFISEKDCEKLACFLEDALCKHWSGTSSSPTALAVMF, encoded by the exons atgacaagagggcgtggaaatgatgacagaattttcattttgaag GAAAGGATAAGGGAGATGTTTGAGAACCTGATGCAGGTGGAGCATCCAAACATAGTGAAGTTTCACAAGTACTGGCTGGATATGAGAGAGAACCGAGCAAGG GTGATTTTTATCACAGAATACATGTCATCTGGAAGTCTTAAACAGTTTTTGAAGAAGACCAAGAAAAACCACAAAACTATGAATGTGAAG GCATGGAAGCGTTGGTGCACACAAATCCTCTCTGCCCTTAg TTACTTACATTCATGTGACCCCCCCATCATCCACGGTAACCTAACCTGTGACACCATCTTTATCCAGCACAATGGCCTCATAAAGATCGGCTCAG TTTGGCACAGGCTGTTTGTAAATG tATTTGCTGAGGCTATTCATGGGAATGTACACCAGCATCGAGATGAAATGCGAAATCAGCACTTTTTTGCTCCAGAATACAGCC TTGCCGAAGATGACTACGCcattgacatattttcatttggcATCTGTGCCTTGGAG ATGGCAGTGTTGGAAATTCAGGCCAATGGAGACGCTGCTGTTTCAAAAGAGGCCATAGATTATGCTGGACAGTTACTTGAGGACTCTCTCATGAGG GAATTCATCCAGTCGTGTGTACGCACAGAAGCCAAGACGAGACCCACGGCTCATGACCTGCTGTTCCATAGAGTGTTGTTCGAGGTCCACTCCTTAAAACTGCTTGCTGCGCACTGCTTTATCAACAACCAGT atCTCCTTCCTGAGAACTGTGTTGAAGAGAAGACCAAGTCCTATGATCCTAATGGCATCATGGCGGAGATTAATCACCGTGAACGACCTGGAGTTCATCTGAA gtaTTCTCATGTTTCTCCCCTTGAGCTGGACAAATTCCTTGAGGATGTGAA GAATGGCATATACCCCCTGATGAACTTTGCTTCCCAGCGACCACATCCTATACCCCGGGCTCTTTCAATGTCCCAGGAACAAATGGAGACAGTGAAGACGCCATCCCCAGAGCCACAAGAAACTGAAACCAGGAAG GTTGTCCAGATTCAGTGTAATTTAGAAGCAAATGAGGAAGGCACAAGGAGTCAT CTCTCTCTCTATTTAAAGATGGATGACAGGCTTCACCGTCAGCTTAGCTGTGATGTTCTGCCAT ctGATACTCCCAAAGACTTGGCTAGTGAATTAGTTCATCATGCTTTTATTAGTGAG AAAGACTGTGAGAAGTTGGCATGTTTTCTTGAGGATGCATTATGTAAGCACTGGTCAGGCACGTCTTCCTCTCCTACTGCCTTGGCCGTGATGTTCTAA
- the nrbp2a gene encoding nuclear receptor-binding protein 2 isoform X4 produces MFENLMQVEHPNIVKFHKYWLDMRENRARVIFITEYMSSGSLKQFLKKTKKNHKTMNVKAWKRWCTQILSALSYLHSCDPPIIHGNLTCDTIFIQHNGLIKIGSVWHRLFVNVFAEAIHGNVHQHRDEMRNQHFFAPEYSLAEDDYAIDIFSFGICALEMAVLEIQANGDAAVSKEAIDYAGQLLEDSLMREFIQSCVRTEAKTRPTAHDLLFHRVLFEVHSLKLLAAHCFINNQYLLPENCVEEKTKSYDPNGIMAEINHRERPGVHLKYSHVSPLELDKFLEDVKNGIYPLMNFASQRPHPIPRALSMSQEQMETVKTPSPEPQETETRKVVQIQCNLEANEEGTRSHLSLYLKMDDRLHRQLSCDVLPSDTPKDLASELVHHAFISEKDCEKLACFLEDALCKHWSGTSSSPTALAVMF; encoded by the exons ATGTTTGAGAACCTGATGCAGGTGGAGCATCCAAACATAGTGAAGTTTCACAAGTACTGGCTGGATATGAGAGAGAACCGAGCAAGG GTGATTTTTATCACAGAATACATGTCATCTGGAAGTCTTAAACAGTTTTTGAAGAAGACCAAGAAAAACCACAAAACTATGAATGTGAAG GCATGGAAGCGTTGGTGCACACAAATCCTCTCTGCCCTTAg TTACTTACATTCATGTGACCCCCCCATCATCCACGGTAACCTAACCTGTGACACCATCTTTATCCAGCACAATGGCCTCATAAAGATCGGCTCAG TTTGGCACAGGCTGTTTGTAAATG tATTTGCTGAGGCTATTCATGGGAATGTACACCAGCATCGAGATGAAATGCGAAATCAGCACTTTTTTGCTCCAGAATACAGCC TTGCCGAAGATGACTACGCcattgacatattttcatttggcATCTGTGCCTTGGAG ATGGCAGTGTTGGAAATTCAGGCCAATGGAGACGCTGCTGTTTCAAAAGAGGCCATAGATTATGCTGGACAGTTACTTGAGGACTCTCTCATGAGG GAATTCATCCAGTCGTGTGTACGCACAGAAGCCAAGACGAGACCCACGGCTCATGACCTGCTGTTCCATAGAGTGTTGTTCGAGGTCCACTCCTTAAAACTGCTTGCTGCGCACTGCTTTATCAACAACCAGT atCTCCTTCCTGAGAACTGTGTTGAAGAGAAGACCAAGTCCTATGATCCTAATGGCATCATGGCGGAGATTAATCACCGTGAACGACCTGGAGTTCATCTGAA gtaTTCTCATGTTTCTCCCCTTGAGCTGGACAAATTCCTTGAGGATGTGAA GAATGGCATATACCCCCTGATGAACTTTGCTTCCCAGCGACCACATCCTATACCCCGGGCTCTTTCAATGTCCCAGGAACAAATGGAGACAGTGAAGACGCCATCCCCAGAGCCACAAGAAACTGAAACCAGGAAG GTTGTCCAGATTCAGTGTAATTTAGAAGCAAATGAGGAAGGCACAAGGAGTCAT CTCTCTCTCTATTTAAAGATGGATGACAGGCTTCACCGTCAGCTTAGCTGTGATGTTCTGCCAT ctGATACTCCCAAAGACTTGGCTAGTGAATTAGTTCATCATGCTTTTATTAGTGAG AAAGACTGTGAGAAGTTGGCATGTTTTCTTGAGGATGCATTATGTAAGCACTGGTCAGGCACGTCTTCCTCTCCTACTGCCTTGGCCGTGATGTTCTAA